The window GCTCACCAGCGCCCCCGCGGCCGCCGAGGGCAGCCCGTTCTCCACCCGCGTGTAGAAGTGCACCGGCCCCCAGATGGGATAGTGCCCGTCACGCACGTTCGCCTTGTCCTTCGCGAAGGGCGTGGAGTCCGGAAGGAAGCCGCACGACTGCCCCCGCGCCTGGAACGCGAGGATTCGCAGGTTGGAGCGCTCCTCGTCCGCCACGTCCGTGGACAGGATGCCAATCGCCTTCTCCGACGACTGCGCGTCCAGCAGCAGCTTCATGTTCTTGCGCACGCCGTCACTGCCACCCCGGTCCACGCCCCACCACTTGTCCGCCGGCACTCCGATGGCCCGCGCAATCATCTGCTGCGTGCCCGAGCTGGCGTTGCGCACGAAGAACAGGCTGGAGTCCAGCCAGGGCGCGGCCTTGCCCTGGTTGCCGCCCATGCCGAACGCCATGTACGCCGCCTCCGCGCTGATGCTCTTCTGCGTGGAGTTCACCGGCACCACGAAGGTCATCGGCTGGATGGGCCCCTCGTAGTCGGCAATCTGCACCCCGGCGGGCGCCTCGACGCCGCACGTGGAGGCGAAGACGTCCGACACGCCCACGTCCACCAGCACGCCCTCGGCCGGCAGCGAGCACTCCCGCGCCGTGCCGTCCGCCGCCAGCAGGATGGCGTAGTTCGCGGCCCGCGTTCCGGCCGCGGGGATGTCCTTCATCACCCGCTTCGCCGGGTCCGTGCTGTAGATGGCGGTGACGCCCGTGCACGAGCCCTGGGCCTGGTAGACGATGCTGTAGGCCGGCGTGTCCTGGGCGAGCAGCGGCGCCACCACCGTGAGGAACGAGCGGACTGCCGAGGAGCCCGCCACGTACACCACGTTCGTGCTCGGACAGGAGAGGGTGGGAACGTTCGTCTGCGCGTGGGCGGCGGGGACGGTGAGCGTGGCGAGGAGCACGGCCAGCGCGCACGTCGGGCCGCGCCAGAGGGCGGAAGGTCTCATGAGAGGCAGGTCTTTCAAGGCCGGGGGATGAGGTCGGGCAGCGCTTCGCCGGGATTGCACAGCCCCAGGCGGGCGCAGTTGTCGAAGGGCACGCACTCGGCGAGGGTGCACTGGTTGAGGAACTGCTCCTCGCTGGAGGCATTGCCGCGGAAGCAGCCCGTCGGCCCGAGCCCGGAAGGCACGCACACGCCTTCCTGGCAGACGGGGTACGTACCGAAGCGCTCACAGTCCGCGTCCGAGCCGCACTGCGCGGGCTCGGTGTCCAGGGCCAGCGAACAGCCGGTGGCCGCCATCAGCAGCACCGAGGCGAGCAGGCCGCGGCGGGGAGAAGAGAAGGAAGGCATGGAGGTCGCTCGTGAAGGCGGGGGCTAGAAGGCACCGGCGACGCCGACGCCGCCGGGGCCCACGCCCATCCGGACGGACGGAGCGGACGGGGCGGGGGCAGCATCCGGAGAACCACCGGAGAAGGTCATGAAGGCGGAGATGCCGGCGGCCACCACCGCGGCCCCGGTGAGGAGGTCGCTGGTGAGGGCCAGCGTCTTCGTCTTGCTGCTGGCGTCCTCGAGCTGCGCGCGTGTCACGCCGAAGGTGTCCCGCTGCGTCTTCAGGTCATTCGCGGCGCTGTTGGCGAGCAGCGCGGTGACGCCCGCGCCGGCCGCCAGCGCTCCGGTGGCCGCCCACATCTTCCAGGGCACGCCGCGCGGCTCGGTGGCGCGGGCCGTGAGGCTGGGGCTGGGCGCCTCGGGAGCCGCGGCCACGGGCGCGGCGGAGGGCTTCGGCGCGGGCGGAGGAGCGAACTCGAGCTGCACCCGCAGGGTGTCCATGCCGGCCACGTCCACCATGCGCGTCACGGGAGGCTCTCCCGGCAGCTCGGCCGTCACCTTGCGCCGGCCGGCGCTCACCACCACCGGCTCGGCCAGGGGCGTGCGTCCCACCGGCTGGTCGTCCACGGACACCTGCGCGCCCACCGGCCGGGTGACGATGTCCAGGGTGGCCACGCGCGAGCGCAGCCGCTCCACCTCGCGCTGCACCTCGTCGCGGCGCTGGGCGGAGACGTCCGCGCCGCCGTCATCCAGGTACTGCTGGAAGCTCTTCAGCGCGCCCGCGTAGTCCTGGAGCTGATACTGGACCTGGGCGATGTTGTAGAGGAGCCGGTAGCTGGGAGCCAGCTCGTGCGCGCGCTGGAACTCCACGAGCGCGGCGCGGAAGTCGCCCTCCTCGTAGAACTCGCGGCCGCGCTCGTAGCGCCGCTGCGCTTCCTCCATCTGCTGGGTGCGCGCCGGGGCCTTGCGCGCGGGGGCGGCGGCGCTGGCACTGCCAGCCGCCAGGGCCAGCATGAGCACGAGGGCCAGCCGCTTCGGACGACACATCAGGTGGGTGTTCATGGGGTTTCCGAGGGAGAAGCTCCGCCCTGCTCGGACCAGGGGTTGTCCGAGTCCAGCGCGCGTCGGGGCGGCTTGCGGCGAGCCGGCTTCGCGGGCAGCTCGGCGAAGTCCGGCTCCTGCTCGCGGCCCTGCGCTTCGGGCTCACGCCGAGGGCTCTCCACGACAGCGGCCCGGCGCGACTCCTGGCCGCGCCGCGAGAGGGTGATGTCCAGCGACAGGTCACGGTCGAAGCGGACCTCCTTCACCACTGTCGTGTACCCGGGCGCGGAGACCCGCAGCACGTGCGCGCGGCCGTCTCGCGGGAAGCGGTCCGAGAAGGGATTGCCCGACAGGGGCCGGTCATCCAGGCGGAGCGAGGCCTTGCGCGGCGTCACCGTCACCTGCAGCTCCACCTCCGTGGGCGCCGGTGGCGCCTGCTCCGCGCTCGCTGCCGCGACACCCGCGGCCGGGACGGAGGGCCCCGCCGGTACCACCGCTGGAGTCACGGCCGCCACGGGGGCGGGAGTGCCCGTCGCCGCGGAGGGAGCCTCGGGCGCCTTCGGAGGTGCTCCCACGGGCTGCGCCACGGGAGGCGCGGCGACGACTGGAGCAGGCGGTGCCGCTCCTCCGCCGGAGCGAAGGCCCAGGGCGACGGCGCCCGCCAGCAGCGCCACGACGCCCACAGCGCCCACGAGGACGGCGCGCCGGCCCGGCTTCAGGGCCCCGGAGCGCGTGGGGCCGGTGGACGGGGAGCCTGGACCCGGCTCCGTCGGAGGCACGGGCATGGAGCCGCCGGTGCCGGGCCGGGTGGGGTCGGTGGACGGGGAGCCCGGACCCGGCTCCGTCGGAGGCACGGGCATGGAGCCGCCGGTGCCGGGCCGCACGGAGCCGGAGCCCCGGGACTGCTCGCGGGGCCGGCTGCCATTGCCGGACACGGGAGTGCCCACGACGGGGCTGCCCCCGGTGGGCACGGCGGCGCGGCTGATGAGCTGGGCCAGCTGCTGGGTGCCCACCGGATGCCCGCAGCTCAGCAGGTACCGGTCCAGGTCCGCCTGCATCTCCCGGCAGCTCGCGTACCGCTTCGTCCGGTCCTTCGCCAGGGCGCGCTGGACGATGTACTGCAAGGGCTGGGGCACATCCTCGCGCCGCGCGGCCAGCGGGATGAAGGGCTCGTAGAGGATGGCATGCATCAGCGCCGCGTCGTTGGCGGCCTCGAACGGCTTGGCGCCCGCGACCATCTCGTAGAGCACCACGCCCAGCGAGTACACGTCCGAGCTCGGGGCCAGGGGCTCGTTCCGGAGCTGCTCGGGGGCCATGTACGGCACCTTCCCCTTGAGCGTGCCCACCTGCGTCTGCGGCGCCTGGCTGGTGGCCTTGGCGATGCCGAAGTCCACCAGCTTCACGTTGCCGCTGCGGGTCAGCAGGATGTTGTCCGGGCTGACGTCGCGATGCACCATCCGCATCGCCTCGCCGGTGTCTGGATCGCAGAACTCGTGGGCGAAGGTCAGCCCCTCACACACCGAGGAGGCAATGCGGGCACACAGCGGATAGGGCACCCGCTGCTCCTGCCCATGCAGCCGCCGCAAGAGCGCGCGCAGCGTCGGCCCGTCGATGTACTCCATCGCCAGGAAGTACGCGCCCTCGGACTCGCCGAAGTCGAAGATCTGCACCAGGTTGGGGTGGTTGAGCCGCGCCGCCAGCCGGGCCT of the Pyxidicoccus xibeiensis genome contains:
- a CDS encoding PEGA domain-containing protein, with product MNTHLMCRPKRLALVLMLALAAGSASAAAPARKAPARTQQMEEAQRRYERGREFYEEGDFRAALVEFQRAHELAPSYRLLYNIAQVQYQLQDYAGALKSFQQYLDDGGADVSAQRRDEVQREVERLRSRVATLDIVTRPVGAQVSVDDQPVGRTPLAEPVVVSAGRRKVTAELPGEPPVTRMVDVAGMDTLRVQLEFAPPPAPKPSAAPVAAAPEAPSPSLTARATEPRGVPWKMWAATGALAAGAGVTALLANSAANDLKTQRDTFGVTRAQLEDASSKTKTLALTSDLLTGAAVVAAGISAFMTFSGGSPDAAPAPSAPSVRMGVGPGGVGVAGAF
- a CDS encoding serine/threonine protein kinase; the protein is MVTSTALLGRYELVSELGHGGMAKVYRARVAGPGGFEKTLVVKCILPHLAQDPQFVEMFLSEARLAARLNHPNLVQIFDFGESEGAYFLAMEYIDGPTLRALLRRLHGQEQRVPYPLCARIASSVCEGLTFAHEFCDPDTGEAMRMVHRDVSPDNILLTRSGNVKLVDFGIAKATSQAPQTQVGTLKGKVPYMAPEQLRNEPLAPSSDVYSLGVVLYEMVAGAKPFEAANDAALMHAILYEPFIPLAARREDVPQPLQYIVQRALAKDRTKRYASCREMQADLDRYLLSCGHPVGTQQLAQLISRAAVPTGGSPVVGTPVSGNGSRPREQSRGSGSVRPGTGGSMPVPPTEPGPGSPSTDPTRPGTGGSMPVPPTEPGPGSPSTGPTRSGALKPGRRAVLVGAVGVVALLAGAVALGLRSGGGAAPPAPVVAAPPVAQPVGAPPKAPEAPSAATGTPAPVAAVTPAVVPAGPSVPAAGVAAASAEQAPPAPTEVELQVTVTPRKASLRLDDRPLSGNPFSDRFPRDGRAHVLRVSAPGYTTVVKEVRFDRDLSLDITLSRRGQESRRAAVVESPRREPEAQGREQEPDFAELPAKPARRKPPRRALDSDNPWSEQGGASPSETP